The following are from one region of the Stigmatella ashevillena genome:
- a CDS encoding DUF7402 domain-containing protein: MGRWLLGTLLAVGAQHPATARAEGPQRCPQRQPAWTNIAPEARITTSSAYTDPQGVTQGGCQAVDGLIGLDGRGEWVSHWEVNPWIQLEWDTARTLHSIDLYDRAHPWPNLNTGILRFSDNTEIDVSGIPTDGALKSITFAPKTVTWVKFEATGGAGNLNGLSEIAAGEAQPLTRSYARSEQVNLVFWPGTRLTSSTPSQVGTRQLHTKFGEDANNYHDFPNGSWLQLDLGAGNVQQIHKVRLRFGTASTVATAYKIWVGPTPDLVNSTLAADVSNNTRQIVTQKFTPIPGRFVRVQVFNAAAGSQPVRVDGLSVYSTDPKPVTRYYPVNERGSGKAKIEPLQGWGWYHAARKAANLLSDDPVTVAPDDRDDSNTQLDLAHEGAAFRVELDDTYALEKMILGLGRIPSTPTALKVELSVDDLHYHTVFDGDLPPGHAPVLTWSTDRGQGDARYVRVTLPKTAAPHHVRVLSRLELYGLPVASPAILPGEEPEGFRPVGTLDVPFDGYLSAAIYSAQGQLVRTLKSREPVARGTDRPLSWNGKDDFGRELPPGPYQWKAAVSRVSSRDDGSVGNTGNPSHGLTHAPYHAAALAYDAEGYLYTASSWEEPEMDLRRYKPNGTPDWAVPGKLNTAVATDGQHVYVAQWKEHDGLMANMIRRHRANDGTPSGFTGTADGTILINPPAANPKPSTQRRATADQSRWYVGINGLAVDATRVWVSNYRMNRVECYDKVSGALHGSFAVSQPVGIAAGADGFLWVAHAGSRVTKFRASMPQDPSWGKPAGGISGLADPYALSLGLGGQRLFLTEQGTGSVLEYNTSQGKRLATHGRKAQPGPMQVDHFRLGHRAGIAVDEQGRYVVADTGNHRLQWFYANGTLRRSMSSEFISAPFVDETGASPHFVLSGPRQYTVDLATGTWQYTHNWTPTDNAFFDEVSKRRRLQVGTHQGTPLYRDFLFYTSDGFRGGVTVYLLEPGDTGMRRAASIGSGWTGAEDNTLPGNRCFRWIDSSADGVVDPLSEVTFPDRCIAGDMNVWVSETGDLWLSQTSPAEGAVVIPLQGFDAHFNPIYDFASRTSVLPLDTSPTSYRAALIRSIPHSKQFLTLGSTAQSNQARGTKGFGHGYVATLHHPDGSEKVRVNLPDEWKAFTIAADGEYWYTGHSRDDQHWVHMYDEDGLLIATMRPGAPSRWGAGWMDHSSSMTARKEPGTHTHYVYAEDVFWGRMIRYATVVNPGDVSRSSGTFTWPAWRAASLRLPRILAQKLPAR; encoded by the coding sequence GTGGGGAGGTGGCTTCTCGGGACGCTCCTGGCCGTAGGTGCGCAGCACCCCGCGACAGCGCGCGCCGAGGGACCGCAGCGGTGTCCGCAGCGTCAACCGGCCTGGACCAACATCGCGCCCGAAGCGCGGATCACCACGTCCTCGGCCTATACCGACCCCCAGGGCGTCACCCAGGGTGGGTGTCAGGCCGTGGACGGGCTCATCGGCCTCGATGGCCGTGGCGAGTGGGTCTCCCACTGGGAAGTGAATCCGTGGATCCAGCTGGAGTGGGACACCGCGCGGACCCTCCACTCCATCGACCTGTATGATCGCGCGCACCCCTGGCCCAACCTGAACACCGGCATCCTGAGGTTCAGCGACAACACGGAGATCGACGTCAGCGGGATTCCCACCGACGGCGCCCTCAAATCCATCACGTTCGCGCCCAAGACGGTGACGTGGGTGAAGTTCGAGGCCACGGGCGGCGCAGGCAACCTCAATGGCCTGTCGGAGATCGCGGCCGGCGAAGCACAGCCTCTCACGCGCAGCTACGCCCGAAGCGAGCAGGTCAACCTGGTCTTCTGGCCCGGCACCCGGCTGACCTCCAGCACGCCGTCCCAGGTGGGAACACGCCAGCTCCACACCAAGTTCGGCGAAGACGCGAACAACTACCATGACTTTCCCAACGGCTCGTGGCTCCAGCTCGACCTGGGGGCGGGCAACGTGCAGCAGATCCACAAGGTGCGCCTGCGTTTTGGCACCGCCAGCACCGTCGCTACGGCGTACAAAATCTGGGTCGGCCCCACGCCAGACCTCGTGAACAGCACCCTGGCCGCCGACGTGAGCAACAACACCCGGCAGATCGTGACCCAGAAGTTCACGCCCATCCCCGGACGCTTCGTGCGCGTGCAGGTGTTCAATGCCGCCGCAGGCTCCCAGCCCGTGCGGGTGGACGGGTTGTCGGTCTACTCGACCGACCCGAAGCCGGTGACGCGGTACTATCCGGTCAACGAGCGCGGCTCTGGCAAGGCGAAGATCGAGCCGCTCCAGGGGTGGGGCTGGTACCACGCGGCGCGCAAGGCGGCCAACCTCCTCTCCGATGATCCGGTGACCGTCGCGCCGGACGACCGCGACGACAGCAACACCCAGCTCGATCTGGCCCACGAGGGCGCGGCGTTCCGCGTCGAGTTGGATGACACCTACGCGCTGGAGAAGATGATCCTCGGCTTGGGCCGCATTCCTTCCACGCCCACGGCGCTCAAGGTCGAGCTGTCCGTCGATGACCTCCACTACCACACGGTCTTCGACGGCGACCTCCCCCCAGGTCACGCGCCGGTCCTGACATGGTCCACGGACAGGGGCCAGGGTGATGCCAGGTATGTCCGCGTCACCCTTCCCAAGACGGCCGCGCCCCACCACGTGCGGGTGCTGTCCCGCCTGGAGCTGTACGGTTTGCCCGTGGCCTCGCCGGCGATCCTCCCCGGCGAAGAGCCCGAGGGCTTTCGCCCGGTAGGCACCCTCGATGTCCCCTTCGACGGCTACCTCAGCGCCGCGATCTACAGCGCGCAGGGCCAGCTTGTCCGGACCCTGAAGAGCCGCGAACCCGTAGCCAGGGGCACGGACCGTCCGCTCTCCTGGAATGGAAAGGACGATTTCGGCCGCGAGCTCCCGCCGGGTCCCTATCAGTGGAAGGCCGCCGTCAGCAGGGTGTCCTCCCGAGACGATGGCAGCGTGGGCAATACGGGCAATCCCTCTCATGGACTGACCCATGCGCCCTACCACGCGGCGGCGCTGGCTTATGATGCGGAGGGCTATCTCTACACGGCCAGTTCCTGGGAAGAGCCCGAGATGGACTTGCGCCGCTACAAGCCCAATGGCACGCCGGATTGGGCCGTGCCGGGCAAGCTCAACACCGCCGTGGCCACCGATGGCCAGCATGTCTATGTGGCGCAGTGGAAGGAACACGATGGCCTCATGGCCAACATGATTCGCCGCCACCGTGCCAACGATGGCACCCCCTCGGGCTTCACCGGTACGGCCGATGGAACGATTCTCATCAATCCCCCCGCCGCCAACCCCAAGCCCTCGACCCAACGCCGGGCCACGGCGGACCAGAGCCGCTGGTACGTGGGCATCAATGGATTGGCCGTCGATGCCACCCGTGTCTGGGTAAGCAACTACCGGATGAACCGTGTCGAGTGCTACGACAAGGTGTCGGGCGCCCTCCACGGCTCCTTCGCCGTGAGCCAGCCGGTCGGCATCGCGGCCGGGGCCGACGGGTTCTTGTGGGTGGCCCACGCGGGCAGCCGTGTCACGAAGTTCCGCGCATCCATGCCGCAAGATCCTTCCTGGGGAAAGCCCGCGGGCGGCATCTCCGGATTGGCCGATCCCTATGCCCTCTCGCTGGGGCTTGGCGGCCAGCGGCTGTTCCTGACCGAACAGGGCACCGGGAGCGTCCTGGAGTACAACACCTCCCAAGGCAAGCGCCTTGCCACCCATGGCAGGAAGGCCCAGCCTGGCCCGATGCAGGTGGATCATTTCCGCCTGGGCCACCGTGCCGGCATCGCCGTGGATGAGCAGGGCCGCTACGTCGTCGCGGACACCGGCAACCACCGTCTGCAATGGTTCTACGCCAATGGCACCCTGCGACGCTCAATGAGCAGCGAGTTCATCTCCGCCCCGTTCGTTGATGAGACCGGTGCCAGCCCTCACTTCGTCCTCAGTGGACCGCGCCAATACACGGTCGACCTGGCCACTGGAACGTGGCAGTACACACACAACTGGACGCCCACCGACAATGCGTTCTTCGATGAGGTCTCCAAGCGGCGCCGCTTGCAGGTGGGAACCCACCAAGGCACTCCCCTCTACCGGGATTTTCTTTTCTATACCTCCGACGGCTTCAGGGGAGGCGTGACCGTCTACCTGCTCGAACCTGGCGACACCGGCATGCGCCGCGCCGCGAGCATTGGCTCGGGCTGGACCGGCGCCGAGGACAACACACTCCCGGGAAACCGCTGCTTCCGCTGGATCGACTCCTCCGCGGATGGCGTGGTCGATCCCCTGTCCGAAGTCACCTTCCCGGACCGCTGCATCGCGGGCGACATGAACGTCTGGGTCAGCGAGACCGGAGACCTATGGCTGTCGCAGACCTCGCCCGCGGAAGGGGCGGTGGTCATCCCCCTCCAGGGCTTCGATGCGCATTTCAATCCCATCTACGACTTCGCCTCCCGGACGTCTGTTCTGCCCTTGGACACCTCCCCCACGAGCTACCGCGCGGCGCTGATCCGTTCCATTCCTCACAGCAAGCAATTCCTCACCCTCGGTTCGACAGCGCAGAGCAATCAGGCCCGTGGCACCAAGGGCTTCGGCCATGGCTACGTCGCTACGCTCCACCATCCCGATGGGTCGGAGAAGGTGCGCGTCAACCTCCCGGACGAGTGGAAGGCTTTCACCATCGCTGCGGATGGCGAGTACTGGTACACGGGCCACTCTCGCGATGACCAGCATTGGGTTCATATGTATGACGAAGATGGGTTGCTCATCGCAACGATGCGCCCTGGTGCGCCCAGCCGCTGGGGGGCCGGCTGGATGGACCACTCCTCGTCCATGACGGCCCGGAAAGAGCCCGGCACCCACACCCACTACGTCTACGCCGAGGATGTCTTCTGGGGCCGGATGATCCGCTACGCCACGGTGGTCAACCCTGGCGACGTGAGCCGGAGCAGTGGCACCTTCACGTGGCCTGCTTGGCGAGCTGCGTCCCTTCGACTTCCCCGGATACTCGCCCAGAAGTTGCCAGCGCGATGA